In Pseudomonas sp. DNDY-54, a genomic segment contains:
- a CDS encoding LysR substrate-binding domain-containing protein yields the protein MKLINSNWFVRARLKNRHIPLLVALGDTGNLNRASEGLGISQPAISKLLKELEEGLGVALFERHARGVVPTLYGEAMIRHARRMLNTLDNAYSEVDALRQGQQGHVRIGTILTPCADLLPEVVSRARQRFPGLELSIRTGSSRDLLAILDDGELDFLVARFVADGQQHDLHFEPLAAEPLRICGRAGFIEGPISRAELNAADWVLPPAGSVLRQEFDALFQRVGMRPPTKVVNAENLLMVTTLVEKNDMLTVLPRDVLAHYARYGMLAEIEVDATIDTDLNQGLMAFGLITKNQQLLSPAARNVLELVREVALQPEASEAT from the coding sequence ATGAAGCTGATCAATAGCAATTGGTTCGTTCGGGCCCGCCTGAAAAATCGTCACATTCCGCTTTTGGTGGCGTTGGGCGACACCGGCAACCTCAATCGCGCCTCCGAAGGGCTGGGCATATCCCAGCCCGCCATTTCAAAGCTGTTGAAGGAACTGGAAGAGGGTCTCGGTGTGGCGCTGTTCGAGCGGCACGCTCGTGGGGTGGTCCCGACGCTCTATGGCGAAGCCATGATTCGCCATGCCAGGCGCATGCTCAACACCTTGGACAATGCGTACAGCGAGGTCGATGCACTGCGCCAAGGACAACAAGGTCATGTTCGGATCGGCACCATCCTGACGCCCTGCGCCGATCTGTTGCCTGAAGTCGTCAGCCGCGCCCGACAGCGTTTCCCGGGTCTCGAACTGAGTATCCGTACGGGTTCGAGCCGTGATTTGCTGGCGATCCTCGACGACGGCGAACTGGACTTTCTGGTCGCGCGCTTCGTTGCCGATGGCCAGCAGCATGACCTTCATTTCGAGCCGCTGGCCGCAGAACCGTTGCGGATTTGCGGCCGAGCGGGCTTTATCGAAGGCCCGATATCTCGTGCCGAGCTGAATGCGGCCGACTGGGTGCTACCACCGGCAGGGAGCGTGTTGCGGCAGGAATTCGATGCCTTGTTTCAGCGGGTCGGTATGCGCCCGCCAACCAAAGTCGTTAACGCCGAAAACCTGCTGATGGTGACGACCCTGGTTGAGAAGAACGACATGCTGACCGTGCTACCGCGCGACGTGCTGGCGCACTATGCGCGTTACGGCATGCTTGCGGAGATCGAAGTCGATGCCACCATCGACACCGACCTGAACCAGGGGCTGATGGCTTTTGGTCTTATCACCAAGAACCAGCAGCTGCTCTCTCCGGCCGCGCGCAATGTACTTGAGCTGGTGCGCGAGGTCGCGCTGCAACCCGAGGCCAGCGAGGCCACTTAG
- a CDS encoding IlvD/Edd family dehydratase, whose amino-acid sequence MIEKRPLRSAQWFGTTDKNGFMYRSWMKNQGIPDHEFQGKPIIGICNTWSELTPCNAHFRKIAEHVKKGVLEAGGYPVEFPVFSNGESNLRPTAMLTRNLASMDVEESIRGNPIDAVVLLTGCDKTTPALLMGAASCDVPAIVVTGGPMLNGKHNGRDIGAGTIVWQMHEQYKAGLIDLNEFLSAEAGMSRSAGTCNTMGTASTMACMAEALGTSLPHNAAIPAVDSRRYVLAHLSGMRIVEMVQEDLRLSKVLTKAAFENAIRVNAAIGGSTNAVIHLKAIAGRMGVALDLNDWTRIGRGMPTIVDLQPSGRFLMEEFYYAGGLPAVIRRLGENSLLPNPDALTVNGKSLWENCAQAPIYGQDEVIRPLDNPLREDGGICVLRGNLAPSGAVLKPSAATASLMKHRGRAVVFEDFDDYKARIADPELDVDETCVLVMKNCGPKGYPGMAEVGNMGLPPKVLAKGITDMVRISDARMSGTAYGTVVLHVAPEAAAGGPLAVVRNGDFIELDCFAGRLHLDIPEAELQARLADWHPPKGLLWDGGYRRLFVEHVLQADEGCDFDFLVGCRGAEVPRHSH is encoded by the coding sequence ATGATCGAAAAACGCCCCCTGCGCTCCGCTCAATGGTTCGGCACCACCGATAAGAACGGCTTCATGTACCGCAGCTGGATGAAGAATCAGGGCATTCCTGATCACGAATTTCAGGGCAAGCCGATCATTGGCATTTGCAACACCTGGTCAGAGCTGACCCCCTGCAACGCACATTTCCGCAAGATCGCCGAGCATGTGAAAAAGGGCGTGCTTGAAGCCGGCGGCTATCCCGTGGAGTTTCCGGTCTTTTCCAATGGCGAGTCGAACCTCAGACCGACCGCCATGCTGACCCGTAATCTGGCCAGCATGGATGTCGAAGAGTCGATCCGGGGGAACCCTATTGATGCGGTCGTGCTGCTCACCGGCTGCGATAAAACAACGCCCGCACTGCTGATGGGCGCGGCAAGCTGCGACGTGCCAGCCATTGTGGTCACGGGTGGGCCGATGCTTAACGGCAAGCACAACGGCCGCGATATCGGGGCTGGCACCATCGTTTGGCAGATGCATGAGCAGTACAAGGCAGGGCTGATCGACCTCAACGAATTCCTTTCCGCCGAGGCCGGCATGTCGCGCTCAGCGGGAACCTGCAACACCATGGGCACCGCTTCGACCATGGCCTGCATGGCCGAAGCGTTGGGTACTTCCTTACCGCACAACGCGGCGATTCCGGCTGTGGATTCACGCCGCTATGTGCTGGCGCATCTGTCGGGAATGCGTATCGTCGAGATGGTGCAGGAAGACCTGAGATTGTCGAAGGTGCTGACCAAAGCGGCGTTTGAAAATGCCATTCGCGTCAACGCTGCCATCGGTGGATCAACCAATGCGGTGATTCACCTCAAGGCCATCGCCGGTCGGATGGGTGTCGCGCTCGACCTGAATGACTGGACGCGCATCGGTCGCGGCATGCCGACCATTGTTGATCTGCAACCCTCCGGACGGTTTCTGATGGAGGAGTTCTACTATGCCGGCGGCTTGCCGGCGGTGATTCGACGGCTAGGCGAGAACAGCCTGCTTCCCAATCCGGATGCCTTGACGGTCAATGGCAAGTCGCTGTGGGAAAACTGCGCCCAGGCGCCCATTTATGGGCAGGACGAGGTCATCCGCCCGCTGGACAATCCGTTGCGTGAGGATGGCGGAATCTGTGTGTTGCGCGGCAATCTGGCGCCCAGCGGCGCAGTGCTCAAGCCGTCCGCGGCCACCGCGAGCCTGATGAAACATCGAGGCCGCGCGGTCGTCTTCGAAGACTTCGATGACTACAAAGCGCGCATCGCCGACCCGGAACTGGACGTGGACGAAACCTGCGTGCTGGTGATGAAGAACTGCGGACCCAAGGGGTATCCCGGTATGGCCGAGGTCGGCAACATGGGCCTGCCGCCGAAGGTGCTTGCGAAAGGTATCACCGACATGGTGCGGATTTCCGATGCCCGCATGAGCGGCACGGCCTACGGCACAGTGGTGTTGCATGTCGCGCCGGAGGCGGCTGCTGGCGGGCCGCTGGCGGTGGTGCGAAATGGCGATTTCATTGAACTGGACTGCTTCGCGGGCCGGCTGCATCTCGACATCCCTGAGGCCGAGTTGCAGGCGCGCCTGGCGGATTGGCATCCCCCAAAAGGGTTGCTGTGGGACGGCGGATACCGGCGGCTGTTTGTTGAACACGTCCTGCAGGCGGACGAAGGGTGCGATTTCGACTTCTTGGTTGGTTGCCGCGGCGCGGAGGTGCCCCGGCACTCTCACTGA